A single window of Aphidius gifuensis isolate YNYX2018 linkage group LG1, ASM1490517v1, whole genome shotgun sequence DNA harbors:
- the LOC122847457 gene encoding knirps-related protein-like: MNQQCKVCGEPAAGFHFGAFTCEGCKSFFGRSYNNVTSISECKNGGECVINKKNRTACKACRLKKCLVVGMSKSGSRYGRRSNWFKIHCLLQEQQQQQQQHHQQQHHHHHQQQQHQQQQHQQQQHQHQQQQQQQQQTISSHHLKTHGNNTSNSPMRIHRNSRNKDESMILGIDDYKNSTPPSISSPESHNSDSSVEISERRGIYGLHPGYRPIHSELGGIPLGFLSGMSLLPPSFMPPPSLSMFPPYHLYAQQQNHSNIIPCPPSMLSTSPIGSSNTTTTKKLSFNEFTLNNNNNNNNNNNKYRKNRNDLMDVIDGDDDDDNGENDDDDDDDAVTNDKRYYLDTVLKRQRTSESHSPISRNSNSISPISLLDNDCTPPQDNPIDLSMKQNNQLTIGSDDSDVDIDVNDSDRDSPILKRRPIDLTIRL; encoded by the exons ATGAATCAACAGTGCAAGGTTTGTGGAGAACCAGCTGCTGGATTCCATTTTGGTGCTTTTACTTGTGAGGGTTGCAAG TCATTTTTTGGTCGTTCATACAACAACGTAACAAGTATTTCTGAGTGTAAAAATGGAGGTGAAtgtgtgataaataaaaaaaatcgtacAGCATGTAAAGCATGTCGTCTTAAAAAATGTCTAGTTGTTGGAATGTCTAAATCAGGATCAAGATATGGTAGACGTTCAAATTGGTTTAAAATACATTGTCTACTTCAagaacaacagcaacaacaacagcaacatcatcaacaacaacatcatcatcatcatcaacagcaacagcaccaacaacagcagcaccaacaacaacagcatcaacatcaacagcaacaacaacaacaacaacaaacaataTCATCACATCATCTTAAAACACATGGTAATAATACGTCAAATTCACCAATGAGAATTCATAgaaattcaagaaataaaGATGAATCAATGATACTTGgtattgatgattataaaaattcaacaccaCCATCAATAAGCTCACCAGAATCACATAATAGTGATAGTTCTGTTGAAATATCAGAAAGACGTGGTATATATGGACTTCATCCTGGCTATCGACCAATTCATTCGGAACTTGGTGGTATACCACTTGGTTTTCTCAGTGGTATGTCATTATTACCACCATCATTTATGCCACCACCAAGTTTATCAATGTTTCCACCGTATCATCTTTATgcacaacaacaaaatcattCAAATATCATTCCTTGTCCACCATCAATGTTATCAACATCACCAATTGGCAGTAgcaatacaacaacaactaaaaaattatcattcaatgaatttacattaaataacaataataataataataataacaataataaatatagaaaaaatcgTAATGACTTGATGGATGTCATTGATggcgatgatgatgatgataatggtgagaatgatgatgacgatgatgatgatgcagtGACAAATGATAAAAGATATTATCTTGATACAGTTTTAAAACGCCAAAGAACATCAGAAAGTCATTCACCTATATCAAGaaattcaaattcaatttCACCAATATCATTGTTAGATAATGATTGTACACCACCACAAGATAATCCAATTGATCTTTcaatgaaacaaaataatcaattgacaATTGGTAGTGATGATTCTGATGTTGATATTGATGTTAATGATAGTGACAGAGACAGTCCAATACTTAAAAGACGACCAATTGATTTAACAAtaagattataa
- the LOC122847451 gene encoding uncharacterized protein LOC122847451: MANRVIGGGSNNGAAGSSGEVGLAGVPRLLEDLARLSEDKDSADILFLLGREETPVYGHRIILQVRCKNFTVPKRLGTPGNLTPVRMPHAHAEIFRQFMHYVYTGKIMLQDSGIFEMLALAQELGVEELWRSCEEHVSATLSPDNACALLSAALDAQERVLGGKGACSSFIERCYSFIGDNAVETVKTTAFCNLPKDALVKLISSDYLGLEEEDVWRAVLNWAKYQAGVTQPTQHWTEEERARVCQHLAGVINHVRLLLIDSHVFAEEVEPTGAVPIELSLERYRYAAVPNKYAENCSDKRLQPRVGKLLFPGSQILSRDKMAYQRLLNQWYGSSKQNWRLIYRASNHGYSAAAFHRHCDGISPTFTIVLGPRGEVCGGFSDVAWEKTDKNSRYISAEKAFLFTLTNTQDIPPTKYDLIKKNFAICYHPEIGPIFGAGADLMISNNCNANMDSYSNLPHSYDGENASTTVLMGDYQFNVIDYEVFTLNNINNTLPKLDKLKINNN; the protein is encoded by the exons ATGGCAAATCGAGTTATTGGTGGAGGTTCAAATAATGGAGCAGCTGGTTCATCGGGTGAAGTTGGTTTAGCTGGTGTTCCAAGACTTCTTGAGGATTTGGCAAGACTATCAGAAGATAAAGATTCAGCAGATATACTTTTTCTTCTTGGAAGAGAAGAAACACCCGTTTATGGTCACCGAATAATACTCCAAGTCAG atgtaaaaattttactgtacCAAAACGACTTGGTACACCAGGAAATTTAACTCCAGTTAGAATGCCACATGCACATGCAGAAATATTTCGTCAATTTATGCACTATGTTTATACTGGAAAG atCATGCTTCAAGACAgtggaatttttgaaatgctTGCACTTGCACAAGAATTAGGAGTAGAAGAACTATGGCGTAGTTGTGAAGAGCATGTTTCAGCAACACTTAGTCCTGATAATGCGTGTGCACTTTTGTCTGCTGCTTTGGATGCACAAGAAAGAGTACTtg GAGGAAAAGGAGCATGTTCATCATTTATTGAACGTTGTTATTCATTCATTGGTGACAATGCTGTTGAAACAGTTAAAACAACAGCATTTTGTAATCTTCCAAAAGATGcacttgttaaattaatatcatctgATTATTTGGGACTTGAAGAGGAGGATGTTTGGCGAGCAGTTTTAAATTGGGCAAAATATCAA gCTGGTGTAACACAACCAACTCAGCATTGGACTGAAGAAGAACGTGCAAGAGTATGTCAACATCTTGCTGGTGTTATAAATCATGTACGTCTTTTATTAATAGACAGTCATGTTTTTGCTGAAGAAGTTGAACCAACTGGTGCTGTACCAATTGAATTATCTCTAGAAag aTATCGTTATGCTGCTGTTCCAAATAAATATGCTGAAAATTGTAGTGACAAAAGACTTCAGCCACGTGTTGGTAAACTATTATTTCCTGGAtcacaaatattatcaagagACAAAATGGCATACCAgagattattaaatcaatggtATGGTTCATCAAAACAAAATTGGCGTCTTATTTATCG aGCATCAAATCATGGCTATTCAGCAGCAGCTTTTCACAGACATTGTGATGgaatttctccaacttttacAATAGTTctt GGACCTCGAGGAGAAGTGTGTGGTGGATTTAGTGATGTTGCCTGGgaaaaaactgataaaaacAGTAGATATATTTCAGCAGAAAAAGCATTTCTTTTTACACTTACAAATACCCAGGATATACCACCAACCAAgtatgatttaattaaaaaaaattttgcaatttGTTATCATCCAGA aaTTGGTCCAATATTTGGTGCTGGTGCTGATTTAATGatatcaaataattgtaatgCAAATATGGATAGTTACAGTAATCTTCCACATAGTTATGATGGTGAAAATGCATCAACAACAGTTCTCATGGgtgattatcaatttaatgTTATTGATTATGAAGTTTTTACTcttaataacataaataacaCACTCCCAAAGTTAGATAaacttaaaataaacaataattaa
- the LOC122847463 gene encoding probable small nuclear ribonucleoprotein E: protein MSYKGPQKVQKVMVQPINLIFRYLQNRSRVQVWLFENINLRIEGHIVGFDEYMNLVLDEAEEYHMKTKTRKQLGRIMLKGDNITLIQNTNPGGN, encoded by the coding sequence ATGTCGTACAAAGGACCACAAAAAGTTCAAAAGGTAATGGTACAAcccattaatttgatattcaGATATCTACAAAATCGTTCAAGAGTTCAAGTATggttatttgaaaatattaacctGAGAATTGAAGGACACATTGTTGGTTTTGATGAGTACATGAATCTTGTTTTGGATGAAGCTGAGGAGTATCAcatgaaaacaaaaacaagAAAACAACTTGGAAGAATCATGTTGAAGGGTGATAACATTACACttatacaaaatacaaatcCAGGaggcaattaa